A genomic region of Bradyrhizobium sp. ORS 278 contains the following coding sequences:
- a CDS encoding ABC transporter permease encodes MRQFWRTMLRSPSGIIGLIILILAIVIAVAGPFYFPNSPWRMVQRPFVPPFTLAKVPLGTDALGRDVLAGLIFGARVSLLVGLVSTLVALVVGVPLGAIAGYFGGRVDDALMRFTEFFQTIPSFALAIVLVAILQPSIYSIVAAIGLVSWPPVARLVRGEVLSLRTREYVQAAIVTGQSNAWIIWREILPNALSPVIVLASLMVATAILLESSLSFLGLGDPNLISWGYMVGAGRTVIRQAWWITVFPGVAILLAVLGLNLIGEGLNDALNPRLSREGR; translated from the coding sequence ATGAGGCAGTTCTGGCGCACCATGCTGCGCAGCCCGAGCGGCATCATCGGGCTGATCATCCTGATCCTTGCGATCGTGATCGCGGTGGCCGGACCGTTCTATTTCCCCAATTCCCCGTGGCGCATGGTGCAGCGGCCCTTCGTGCCGCCCTTCACCTTGGCGAAGGTGCCGCTGGGGACCGATGCGCTCGGGCGCGACGTGCTGGCCGGCCTGATCTTCGGTGCCCGCGTCTCACTGCTGGTCGGCCTGGTGTCGACGCTGGTCGCTCTCGTCGTCGGCGTGCCCCTTGGAGCGATCGCGGGGTACTTCGGCGGCCGCGTCGACGATGCGCTGATGCGCTTCACGGAATTCTTTCAGACCATCCCGAGCTTCGCGCTGGCCATCGTGCTGGTCGCGATTCTTCAGCCCTCGATTTATTCGATCGTCGCCGCCATCGGCCTCGTCAGCTGGCCGCCGGTGGCGCGCCTCGTACGCGGCGAGGTGCTCTCCCTGCGCACCCGTGAATACGTCCAGGCGGCGATCGTCACCGGCCAGAGCAATGCCTGGATCATCTGGCGCGAGATCCTGCCCAACGCGCTGTCGCCCGTGATCGTGCTGGCATCGCTGATGGTCGCGACGGCGATCCTCCTCGAATCCTCGCTGTCGTTCCTCGGCCTCGGCGATCCCAATCTGATCTCCTGGGGCTACATGGTCGGCGCCGGCCGTACCGTCATCCGCCAGGCCTGGTGGATCACGGTATTTCCGGGCGTGGCGATCCTGCTCGCCGTGCTCGGTCTCAACCTGATCGGCGAGGGCCTGAACGATGCGTTGAACCCGCGCCTGTCGCGGGAAGGCAGGTGA